The proteins below come from a single Chryseobacterium nepalense genomic window:
- a CDS encoding PQQ-dependent sugar dehydrogenase produces MKNYLLPAFALIFFSCKENKKESTAIEKEVVTETDTLKLPAPDEKNSKNKFSNVIGWPQGKTPVAPEGFTVTRFADNIKSPRNMIQAENGDIFVVLSNSERSTTEKIKNDISGKSDAEVGGKSANRIILYRDTNKDGIPESSSVFLDKLNQPYGMLIIKDKFYVANTDGLWVYPYKSGDTKITQPGKKIVNLPAGGYNNHWTRNLIANKDQSKIYISVGSGSNIGENGMENEVRRANILEVNPDGTGEKIYAAGLRNPVGMSWNPVTGELWTVVNERDELGDELVPDYLTSVKQNAFYGWPYAYFGKNEDPRRKGEKPDLVAKTIVPDVPLGSHTASLGLTFYTGNQFPEKYKNGAFIGQHGSWNRSSLVGYQVAFVPFANGKASAPYQPFLTGFIANEAKGDVYGRPVGVLQIADGSLLVADDVSGIVWRVSYNKK; encoded by the coding sequence ATGAAAAATTATCTTCTACCAGCTTTTGCGCTGATCTTTTTCAGCTGTAAAGAAAATAAAAAGGAGAGTACAGCAATCGAAAAAGAGGTTGTCACGGAAACAGATACATTGAAGTTACCCGCTCCCGACGAGAAAAACTCCAAAAATAAATTCAGCAATGTCATCGGGTGGCCGCAGGGAAAAACTCCTGTTGCACCGGAAGGATTTACTGTGACGCGTTTTGCTGATAATATAAAAAGCCCGAGAAATATGATTCAGGCTGAAAACGGTGATATTTTTGTTGTCCTTTCCAATTCAGAACGTTCCACAACGGAAAAAATAAAAAATGACATCAGCGGAAAAAGTGATGCTGAGGTCGGAGGCAAATCGGCCAACAGGATCATCCTGTATCGTGATACCAATAAGGATGGCATTCCCGAATCGTCTTCCGTATTTCTTGATAAGCTCAATCAGCCTTACGGAATGCTTATCATTAAAGATAAATTTTACGTAGCCAATACCGACGGACTTTGGGTATATCCTTATAAGTCTGGAGATACAAAAATTACCCAGCCTGGTAAAAAGATCGTCAACCTTCCTGCAGGAGGATACAATAATCACTGGACCAGGAATTTAATTGCCAATAAAGACCAGTCTAAAATTTACATCAGCGTAGGTTCAGGAAGTAACATTGGCGAAAACGGAATGGAAAATGAAGTACGGAGAGCCAACATTCTTGAAGTCAATCCTGATGGAACGGGAGAAAAAATTTATGCTGCGGGTTTAAGAAATCCCGTAGGCATGAGCTGGAACCCTGTTACCGGTGAACTGTGGACAGTTGTCAATGAGCGCGATGAGCTTGGGGACGAGCTGGTTCCGGATTATCTGACCAGTGTAAAGCAGAATGCCTTTTATGGCTGGCCTTATGCTTATTTCGGTAAAAATGAAGACCCGAGGAGAAAAGGAGAAAAGCCTGATCTGGTTGCAAAAACTATTGTTCCGGATGTTCCGCTGGGAAGTCACACCGCATCATTAGGATTAACATTCTATACTGGAAATCAGTTTCCGGAGAAATATAAAAACGGAGCTTTTATCGGTCAGCATGGATCTTGGAACCGGTCTTCACTGGTCGGTTATCAGGTAGCATTCGTTCCTTTTGCTAATGGTAAAGCTTCAGCTCCGTATCAGCCATTTCTTACCGGATTTATTGCCAATGAAGCCAAAGGCGATGTATACGGAAGACCGGTAGGCGTACTGCAGATTGCCGATGGTTCCTTACTTGTTGCGGATGATGTAAGCGGAATTGTATGGAGAGTTTCTTACAATAAAAAGTAA